In Ipomoea triloba cultivar NCNSP0323 chromosome 7, ASM357664v1, a single genomic region encodes these proteins:
- the LOC116025313 gene encoding nardilysin-like isoform X1, translating into MAVGDVTFSSDDTVKKSPNDQRLYRYIELQNGLCALLVHDPEIYAPGPVKASGNSQGTEDDEEEESDYEDEEEDEEGDDEGEEGDGDDEDESEGEEGNEDKKDSSHKKAAAAMCVGMGSFLDPYEAQGLAHFLEHMLFMGSTEFPDENEYDSYLSKHGGSSNAYTETEHTCYHFEVKREFLYGALKRFSQFFVSPLVKAEAMEREVLAVDSEFNQVLQNDSCRLQQLQCHTSAPGHPFNRFFWGNKKSLSDATERGVNLREQIFKLYHDNYYGKKMKLVIIGGETLDVLESWVLELFSTVKKGDMVKSSSRLETPIWKAGKLYWLEAVKDVHILELSWTLPSLRKDYLRKAEDYLAHLLGHEGRGSLLFFLKTKGWVTSISAGVGDEGMHRSSIAYIFGMSIHLTDSGLTKIFEIIGFVYQYLKLLREVSPQEWIFKELQDIGLMEFRFIEEEPQDEYAAELAENLLVYPPEDVVYGDYAYEIWDEQLIKYILGFFRADNMRVDIVTKSLNNSSDVQCEPWFGSQYVEEYIPSSLLELWKDPPEIDVSLHLPAKNDFIPSDFSIRADTISCDGGNAPKCILDEPLMKFWYKLDKTFKLPRANTYFRVTLKGAYSNLRNALLTELFVLLLKDELNEIVYQASVAKLETSVSLYGDKLELKVYGFNDKLPVLLSKVLAVTKSFSPKDDRFLVIKEDMERTLKNTNMKPLNHASYLRLQVLCKSFWDVEEKLYLLNNLSLADLKAFLPDLLSQLYIEGLCHGNMLEEEAVNISSIFTSYFSVPPLPAEMRHEEYVMCLPSGADLVRDVRVKNKLDTNSVVELYFQIEPEVGSELIKLKALVDLFDEIVEEPLFDRLRTKEQLGYVVDCSPRVTYRILGFCFRVQSSEYDPIYLQGRIDNFINDAKEILDNLDDDSFESFKSGLMAKLLEKDPSLSYETNRLWGQIVDKRYMFDLSEKEAEELKSIRKSDLIEWYHTYLKQPFPKCRRLAVRVWGCNTQRKDTDAGVEPAKVIKDPTAFKKSSEFYPSFC; encoded by the exons ATGGCGGTTGGGGACGTCACTTTCTCGTCTGATGACACCGTCAAGAAGTCCCCAAACGACCAGCGGTTGTACAGATACATTGAGCTTCAGAATGGTCTCTGTGCTCTGCTTGTTCACGATCCTGAAATTTATGCCCCAGGACCAGTAAAAGCTTCTGGAAACTCCCAAGGAactgaagatgatgaagaagaagaatctgaCTATGAggacgaagaagaagatgaagagggGGACgatgaaggagaagaaggagatggagatgatgaagatgaatcGGAAGGTGAAGAAGGGAATGAAGATAAGAAGGACTCCTCTCATAAGAAG GCAGCCGCCGCTATGTGTGTAGGAATGGGCAGCTTCTTGGATCCGTATGAGGCACAGGGTCTTGCGCATTTCCTTG AGCACATGCTATTTATGGGGAGTACTGAATTCCCAGATGAGAATGAG TATGACAGTTACTTGTCCAAGCATGGGGGCTCCTCTAATGCATATACAGAGACAGAGCATACTTGCTACCATTTTGAGGTTAAAAGAGAGTTTCTTTATGGTGCCTTAAAGAG GTTCTCTCAGTTTTTTGTTTCACCTTTAGTAAAGGCTGAAGCCATGGAGCGTGAGGTACTTGCTGTTGATTCAG AATTTAATCAGGTGTTGCAAAATGATTCATGCCGCCTACAGCAATTGCAGTGCCATACATCTGCTCCTGGTCATCCTTTTAATCGATTTTTTTGGG GGAATAAGAAGAGCCTTTCTGATGCCACGGAGAGGGGAGTCAACTTAAGGGAGCAgattttcaaattatatcatgatAATTACTATGGCAAAAAGATGAAACTAGTTATCATAGGGGGAG AGACTCTAGATGTCCTTGAGAGTTGGGTTCTTGAATTATTTAGCACTGTCAAGAAAGGCGATATGGTAAAATCCAGTTCCAGACTGGAAACTCCTATCTGGAAAGCTGGCAAGCTTTATTGGTTAGAGGCAGTTAAAGATGTTCATATCCTAGAATTATCGTGGACATTGCCTTCTCTTCGGAAGGATTATTTGAGGAAAGCTGAAGACTATTTGGCACATCTACTTGGGCATG AGGGCAGAGGGAGTTTGCTTTTCTTCTTAAAAACCAAAGGCTGGGTTACCTCCATATCTGCTGGTGTTGGAGATGAAGGAATGCATAGGTCCTCAATAGCTTACATCTTTGGCATGTCAATACACCTAACAGACTCTGGCTTGACAAAG ATATTTGAGATCATTGGTTTTGTCTATCAATACCTCAAGTTATTGCGGGAAGTTTCCCCACAGGAATGGATATTTAAGGAACTCCAAGATATTGGGTTAATGGAATTCAGATTTATAGAGGAAGAGCCTCAAGATGAATATGCTGCAGAACTTGCAG AGAATTTGCTTGTTTATCCTCCTGAAGATGTTGTTTATGGTGACTATGCATATGAGATTTGGGATGAGCAGTTGATAAAGTACATTTTGGGTTTCTTCAGGGCAGACAATATGAGAGTTGACATAGTAACGAAGTCATTAAATAATTCTAGCG ATGTTCAATGTGAACCATGGTTTGGATCACAATATGTTGAAGAATATATACCCTCATCTCTGTTGGAATTGTGGAAGGATCCTCCAGAGATTGATGTGTCACTACATTTACCTGCAAAGAATGATTTTATTCCATCAGATTTTTCAATTCGTGCTGACACAATATCTTGTGATGGAGGGAACGCTCCAAAATGCATTCTTGATGAACCCTTGATGAAGTTTTGGTACAAGCTGGATAAAACTTTTAAGCTTCCTCGTGCCAATACTTATTTCCGTGTTACCCTTAAAGGGGCCTACAGTAATTTGAGAAATGCTCTACTGACTGAATTATTTGTCCTCCTTTTAAAAGATGAGCTGAATGAGATTGTCTATCAG GCTAGTGTGGCCAAATTAGAAACTTCTGTTTCCTTGTATGGTGACAAGTTGGAGCTAAAAGTGTACGGTTTTAATGATAAGCTACCAGTTCTTTTATCAAAAGTTTTGGCAGTGACCAAGTCTTTCTCACCTAAAGATGACCGCTTTTTG GTCATTAAGGAAGATATGGAAAGAACTTTGAAGAACACCAACATGAAGCCTTTGAATCATGCATCATACTTGAGACTCCAAGTTTTGTGCAAGAGCTTCTGGGATGTGGAGGAGAAGCTATACTTATTAAATAACTTATCTCTTGCCGATCTGAAGGCTTTTCTTCCAGATCTTCTTTCCCAG TTATATATTGAGGGTCTTTGCCATGGCAATATGCTGGAAGAAGAAGCTGTAAATATATCAAGTATATTTACAAGTTATTTCTCTGTACCACCACTACCGGCTGAAATGAGGCATGAAGAGTATGTTATGTGTCTTCCTTCTGGTGCTGACCTGGTTAGAGATGTACGAGTGAAAAATAAACTGGATACAAACTCAGTGGTTGAG CTCTATTTTCAGATTGAACCTGAAGTAGGCTCTGAATTGATCAAACTAAAAGCACTGGTAGATCTTTTTGATGAAATTGTGGAAGAACCACTCTTTGATCGGCTAAG GACAAAGGAGCAACTTGGGTATGTTGTTGATTGTAGCCCGAGGGTAACATACCGCATATTGGGCTTTTGCTTTCGAGTTCAGTCTTCTGAGTATGACCCTATATACTTGCAAGGAAGGATTGATAACTTCATAAATGACGCAAAAGAGATATTG GATAACCTTGATGACGACTCTTTTGAAAGTTTCAAAAGTGGGCTTATGGCAAAGCTTCTTGAGAAAGATCCATCTCTTTCATATGAAACAAATCGTCTATGGGGTCAAATCGTAGATAAAAG GTATATGTTCGACTTGTCCGAGAAGGAAGCAGAAGAGCTTAAAAGCATTCGCAAAAGTGACTTGATCGAGTGGTACCATACTTATTTAAAACAACCGTTTCCCAAATGTAGAAGGCTTGCTGTGCGTGTTTGGGGTTGCAACACCCAACGGAAAGACACTGATGCCGGTGTGGAACCTGCTAAGGTCATCAAAGATCCGACAGCCTTCAAGAAGTCATCTGAGTTCTATCCAAGCTTTTGTTAA
- the LOC116025313 gene encoding nardilysin-like isoform X2 encodes MRHRVLRISLSTCYLWGVLNSQMRMSYLSKHGGSSNAYTETEHTCYHFEVKREFLYGALKRFSQFFVSPLVKAEAMEREVLAVDSEFNQVLQNDSCRLQQLQCHTSAPGHPFNRFFWGNKKSLSDATERGVNLREQIFKLYHDNYYGKKMKLVIIGGETLDVLESWVLELFSTVKKGDMVKSSSRLETPIWKAGKLYWLEAVKDVHILELSWTLPSLRKDYLRKAEDYLAHLLGHEGRGSLLFFLKTKGWVTSISAGVGDEGMHRSSIAYIFGMSIHLTDSGLTKIFEIIGFVYQYLKLLREVSPQEWIFKELQDIGLMEFRFIEEEPQDEYAAELAENLLVYPPEDVVYGDYAYEIWDEQLIKYILGFFRADNMRVDIVTKSLNNSSDVQCEPWFGSQYVEEYIPSSLLELWKDPPEIDVSLHLPAKNDFIPSDFSIRADTISCDGGNAPKCILDEPLMKFWYKLDKTFKLPRANTYFRVTLKGAYSNLRNALLTELFVLLLKDELNEIVYQASVAKLETSVSLYGDKLELKVYGFNDKLPVLLSKVLAVTKSFSPKDDRFLVIKEDMERTLKNTNMKPLNHASYLRLQVLCKSFWDVEEKLYLLNNLSLADLKAFLPDLLSQLYIEGLCHGNMLEEEAVNISSIFTSYFSVPPLPAEMRHEEYVMCLPSGADLVRDVRVKNKLDTNSVVELYFQIEPEVGSELIKLKALVDLFDEIVEEPLFDRLRTKEQLGYVVDCSPRVTYRILGFCFRVQSSEYDPIYLQGRIDNFINDAKEILDNLDDDSFESFKSGLMAKLLEKDPSLSYETNRLWGQIVDKRYMFDLSEKEAEELKSIRKSDLIEWYHTYLKQPFPKCRRLAVRVWGCNTQRKDTDAGVEPAKVIKDPTAFKKSSEFYPSFC; translated from the exons ATGAGGCACAGGGTCTTGCGCATTTCCTTG AGCACATGCTATTTATGGGGAGTACTGAATTCCCAGATGAGAATGAG TTACTTGTCCAAGCATGGGGGCTCCTCTAATGCATATACAGAGACAGAGCATACTTGCTACCATTTTGAGGTTAAAAGAGAGTTTCTTTATGGTGCCTTAAAGAG GTTCTCTCAGTTTTTTGTTTCACCTTTAGTAAAGGCTGAAGCCATGGAGCGTGAGGTACTTGCTGTTGATTCAG AATTTAATCAGGTGTTGCAAAATGATTCATGCCGCCTACAGCAATTGCAGTGCCATACATCTGCTCCTGGTCATCCTTTTAATCGATTTTTTTGGG GGAATAAGAAGAGCCTTTCTGATGCCACGGAGAGGGGAGTCAACTTAAGGGAGCAgattttcaaattatatcatgatAATTACTATGGCAAAAAGATGAAACTAGTTATCATAGGGGGAG AGACTCTAGATGTCCTTGAGAGTTGGGTTCTTGAATTATTTAGCACTGTCAAGAAAGGCGATATGGTAAAATCCAGTTCCAGACTGGAAACTCCTATCTGGAAAGCTGGCAAGCTTTATTGGTTAGAGGCAGTTAAAGATGTTCATATCCTAGAATTATCGTGGACATTGCCTTCTCTTCGGAAGGATTATTTGAGGAAAGCTGAAGACTATTTGGCACATCTACTTGGGCATG AGGGCAGAGGGAGTTTGCTTTTCTTCTTAAAAACCAAAGGCTGGGTTACCTCCATATCTGCTGGTGTTGGAGATGAAGGAATGCATAGGTCCTCAATAGCTTACATCTTTGGCATGTCAATACACCTAACAGACTCTGGCTTGACAAAG ATATTTGAGATCATTGGTTTTGTCTATCAATACCTCAAGTTATTGCGGGAAGTTTCCCCACAGGAATGGATATTTAAGGAACTCCAAGATATTGGGTTAATGGAATTCAGATTTATAGAGGAAGAGCCTCAAGATGAATATGCTGCAGAACTTGCAG AGAATTTGCTTGTTTATCCTCCTGAAGATGTTGTTTATGGTGACTATGCATATGAGATTTGGGATGAGCAGTTGATAAAGTACATTTTGGGTTTCTTCAGGGCAGACAATATGAGAGTTGACATAGTAACGAAGTCATTAAATAATTCTAGCG ATGTTCAATGTGAACCATGGTTTGGATCACAATATGTTGAAGAATATATACCCTCATCTCTGTTGGAATTGTGGAAGGATCCTCCAGAGATTGATGTGTCACTACATTTACCTGCAAAGAATGATTTTATTCCATCAGATTTTTCAATTCGTGCTGACACAATATCTTGTGATGGAGGGAACGCTCCAAAATGCATTCTTGATGAACCCTTGATGAAGTTTTGGTACAAGCTGGATAAAACTTTTAAGCTTCCTCGTGCCAATACTTATTTCCGTGTTACCCTTAAAGGGGCCTACAGTAATTTGAGAAATGCTCTACTGACTGAATTATTTGTCCTCCTTTTAAAAGATGAGCTGAATGAGATTGTCTATCAG GCTAGTGTGGCCAAATTAGAAACTTCTGTTTCCTTGTATGGTGACAAGTTGGAGCTAAAAGTGTACGGTTTTAATGATAAGCTACCAGTTCTTTTATCAAAAGTTTTGGCAGTGACCAAGTCTTTCTCACCTAAAGATGACCGCTTTTTG GTCATTAAGGAAGATATGGAAAGAACTTTGAAGAACACCAACATGAAGCCTTTGAATCATGCATCATACTTGAGACTCCAAGTTTTGTGCAAGAGCTTCTGGGATGTGGAGGAGAAGCTATACTTATTAAATAACTTATCTCTTGCCGATCTGAAGGCTTTTCTTCCAGATCTTCTTTCCCAG TTATATATTGAGGGTCTTTGCCATGGCAATATGCTGGAAGAAGAAGCTGTAAATATATCAAGTATATTTACAAGTTATTTCTCTGTACCACCACTACCGGCTGAAATGAGGCATGAAGAGTATGTTATGTGTCTTCCTTCTGGTGCTGACCTGGTTAGAGATGTACGAGTGAAAAATAAACTGGATACAAACTCAGTGGTTGAG CTCTATTTTCAGATTGAACCTGAAGTAGGCTCTGAATTGATCAAACTAAAAGCACTGGTAGATCTTTTTGATGAAATTGTGGAAGAACCACTCTTTGATCGGCTAAG GACAAAGGAGCAACTTGGGTATGTTGTTGATTGTAGCCCGAGGGTAACATACCGCATATTGGGCTTTTGCTTTCGAGTTCAGTCTTCTGAGTATGACCCTATATACTTGCAAGGAAGGATTGATAACTTCATAAATGACGCAAAAGAGATATTG GATAACCTTGATGACGACTCTTTTGAAAGTTTCAAAAGTGGGCTTATGGCAAAGCTTCTTGAGAAAGATCCATCTCTTTCATATGAAACAAATCGTCTATGGGGTCAAATCGTAGATAAAAG GTATATGTTCGACTTGTCCGAGAAGGAAGCAGAAGAGCTTAAAAGCATTCGCAAAAGTGACTTGATCGAGTGGTACCATACTTATTTAAAACAACCGTTTCCCAAATGTAGAAGGCTTGCTGTGCGTGTTTGGGGTTGCAACACCCAACGGAAAGACACTGATGCCGGTGTGGAACCTGCTAAGGTCATCAAAGATCCGACAGCCTTCAAGAAGTCATCTGAGTTCTATCCAAGCTTTTGTTAA